In Candidatus Bathyarchaeota archaeon, a single genomic region encodes these proteins:
- the aroD gene encoding type I 3-dehydroquinate dehydratase: MTKNYRVCVCIKARDGKEAVRMLEEAEALSVDLAEVRLDYMTKLDGLGELPCSTRLPLIATLRPKRQGGMFEGEEVERMDILRKSAVLGFEYVDLELDTPGIDGLVEELKELGIKVIVSHHDFKRTPDIEELRWLLSRELSYQPDVCKLVTYARSLRDNLTCLTLLSGLRSDIRAVCFAMGELGLVSRVLSPLYGGFFTYASLRRGLETAPGQLTVEDLRTIVKLIGGLES, encoded by the coding sequence TTGACTAAGAACTATAGGGTGTGTGTTTGTATAAAGGCTAGGGATGGTAAGGAAGCCGTTAGAATGCTCGAGGAGGCGGAGGCATTATCTGTAGACCTTGCCGAGGTTCGATTAGACTATATGACTAAGCTTGACGGCTTGGGGGAATTGCCTTGTTCGACTAGACTTCCTCTTATTGCTACACTTCGACCTAAGAGGCAGGGTGGTATGTTTGAAGGAGAAGAGGTTGAACGGATGGATATTCTACGGAAGTCGGCTGTCTTAGGCTTCGAATACGTGGATTTAGAACTGGATACACCCGGTATAGATGGATTAGTTGAGGAGCTCAAGGAGCTCGGTATTAAGGTGATCGTTTCTCACCATGATTTTAAGAGAACTCCCGATATCGAAGAACTCAGATGGCTGCTCTCAAGAGAACTGAGTTATCAACCAGATGTATGTAAACTCGTCACTTATGCTAGAAGCCTAAGGGATAACCTCACTTGTCTAACCTTATTATCAGGACTAAGAAGTGATATTAGAGCCGTATGCTTCGCTATGGGCGAGCTGGGCTTGGTCTCCCGAGTCTTAAGCCCCCTATATGGTGGGTTCTTCACTTACGCTTCTCTTAGGAGGGGCTTGGAAACAGCTCCAGGCCAGCTGACGGTCGAGGACTTAAGAACGATCGTTAAGCTCATCGGAGGGTTAGAGAGTTGA
- a CDS encoding shikimate dehydrogenase, producing MNGKTRLLCLIGDPVEHSLSPMMHNLSFEELGLNYVYMAFRVTKERLETVVEGFRAIGVKGFNVTTPLKRDIVVFLDKLDPRAAKIGVVNTVLNDHGEFIGFNTDGVGVVKALEDRGVKLDGLSIVLLGAGSAGRAIAYALSEIPCRLTILNRTAEKAKSLAEELSDGLAEVSWKQLTIDSLTECVPRADILINATSVGMKPKDAETPVPKRLLRKELIVFDIVYNPLETRLLKEAREVGATTLDGLEMLLHQGIEAFKIWFNLEPPVGLLKKAIEEVRRRRLGCR from the coding sequence ATAAACGGTAAGACAAGGCTTCTATGCCTTATAGGAGACCCTGTTGAACATTCTCTAAGCCCTATGATGCATAACCTATCCTTCGAGGAACTAGGGTTGAACTATGTCTATATGGCCTTCAGGGTAACTAAGGAGAGGCTTGAGACCGTAGTCGAGGGATTTAGAGCAATAGGGGTTAAAGGGTTTAACGTTACGACCCCTTTGAAAAGGGATATAGTGGTTTTCTTGGATAAGTTAGACCCGAGGGCGGCTAAGATAGGTGTGGTTAATACTGTTCTAAACGACCACGGTGAATTCATAGGATTTAACACAGATGGTGTCGGCGTCGTCAAGGCTTTAGAGGATAGAGGCGTCAAACTAGACGGCTTAAGCATAGTCCTCCTAGGAGCCGGTAGCGCGGGCAGAGCGATCGCGTACGCTCTTTCCGAGATTCCATGCCGCTTAACGATTTTAAACCGAACCGCCGAGAAGGCTAAATCCCTAGCCGAGGAGCTTTCAGATGGTTTAGCCGAGGTCTCCTGGAAACAGTTAACCATAGACTCGTTGACCGAATGTGTTCCTCGAGCCGATATCCTGATAAACGCTACATCGGTCGGTATGAAACCCAAGGATGCGGAGACACCTGTTCCCAAGAGGCTTCTGAGGAAGGAGCTGATAGTGTTCGATATAGTTTACAACCCGCTCGAGACGAGGCTTCTTAAAGAGGCTAGGGAAGTAGGGGCTACTACGTTGGACGGCTTAGAGATGCTCTTACATCAAGGTATTGAGGCATTTAAGATATGGTTTAATCTTGAACCACCTGTCGGGCTTCTCAAAAAGGCCATCGAGGAGGTTAGGAGGAGACGTCTTGGCTGTAGGTGA
- a CDS encoding shikimate kinase — protein sequence MAVGEAVAYGAITVVNALATGRGAALGVKLWTRARVRLTDKPGIVEGAILSDPREDKTLMKKCVLRVLKRFGLEKIYGAYVETESNIPIAKGLKSSSVASNAVVLATLNALDECLPDMEILRLGVEASFDAGVTVTGALDDASASYLGGITVTDNRAFKILKRFEVDERLKVIISVPEFKRYTTKIDLSRLKLMADGLDSAFREALEGRWQTAMKLNGVVCASALGYRVEPIFKALELGAVASGLSGKGPAIAAIAYEDAIPRIIEVWKSLGGTIIKTSVNNEKAHMLR from the coding sequence TTGGCTGTAGGTGAAGCAGTAGCTTACGGCGCCATCACAGTTGTAAATGCCTTGGCAACCGGTAGAGGAGCAGCTCTGGGTGTCAAGCTTTGGACTAGGGCGAGGGTCAGGTTGACCGATAAACCGGGTATAGTGGAGGGGGCTATACTTTCAGACCCGAGAGAGGATAAGACCCTCATGAAAAAATGTGTTCTTAGGGTTCTCAAGAGATTTGGTCTCGAGAAGATATATGGAGCATATGTCGAGACTGAATCGAATATCCCGATAGCTAAGGGTCTTAAAAGCAGCAGTGTAGCATCAAACGCCGTAGTCTTAGCAACGTTAAACGCCCTAGACGAGTGTTTGCCCGATATGGAAATCTTAAGGCTCGGTGTCGAAGCAAGCTTTGATGCAGGAGTGACGGTTACGGGGGCACTGGACGACGCATCTGCGTCTTATCTAGGAGGGATAACGGTTACCGACAACAGGGCATTTAAGATTCTCAAGCGATTTGAAGTGGATGAGCGGCTTAAGGTTATCATATCCGTCCCTGAGTTTAAACGGTATACAACTAAGATAGACTTATCTCGACTTAAACTTATGGCAGACGGTCTCGACTCGGCTTTCAGAGAGGCTTTAGAAGGTAGGTGGCAGACCGCTATGAAGCTTAACGGCGTCGTTTGCGCTTCTGCCTTAGGCTATAGAGTTGAACCCATTTTTAAAGCACTAGAACTAGGCGCGGTAGCATCAGGTCTATCGGGTAAAGGACCTGCTATAGCGGCCATAGCCTACGAAGATGCTATTCCACGAATCATAGAAGTATGGAAAAGTCTAGGAGGTACTATCATCAAGACCTCTGTGAATAACGAGAAAGCGCATATGCTCAGGTGA
- the aroA gene encoding 3-phosphoshikimate 1-carboxyvinyltransferase, translated as MKAVLKSGVVNGIAKAPPSKSQTHRFYVAALLSEGLSIVENPSTCLDAKATLRAVKLMGCKVYRRGSEVKLLSRGFPESPEDVIYCGGSGTTMRIFTAVSALAPGLTVLTGDRSLRRRPISPLLDALRQLGIRCYSSRGGRPPIAVLGGSLKPGLVKIRGDISSQYISGLLFTLAKVEGESIIRLTTPLVSKPYVDMTLDTLKICGVNVYASEDYRVFKVNGPYEFKPFKAMVEGDYSSAAVLMVAAAVTGGRVKVEGLKRDSLQPDRRILKVLEEVGCHVRVEDQYVEVNGSVGVYEPFEIDVTDSPDLAPILAVLASSCEGVSKITGVSRLRFKESDRIEALTSQLGKMGLRIRAYEDCITVEGPSRLRGAVIDPSNDHRIAMACSVAALKAQGETVIRNASCVNKSYPDFYQDLKDLGIDVKVISRKGTLG; from the coding sequence ATGAAAGCGGTTTTAAAGAGCGGTGTCGTCAACGGGATCGCTAAAGCGCCGCCGTCTAAGTCGCAGACCCACCGGTTTTACGTAGCAGCTTTACTTAGCGAGGGGTTAAGCATAGTCGAAAACCCTTCGACGTGTCTAGACGCTAAGGCTACGCTCAGAGCCGTTAAGCTCATGGGATGTAAGGTCTATAGGAGAGGCTCAGAGGTTAAGCTTCTAAGTAGAGGATTTCCAGAGTCTCCAGAGGATGTTATATATTGCGGGGGCTCCGGAACTACTATGAGAATTTTTACGGCGGTATCGGCATTGGCACCCGGCCTAACGGTTCTTACAGGCGATAGGTCGCTTAGGAGACGGCCTATAAGCCCTTTGTTGGATGCGTTGAGGCAACTAGGTATTCGATGCTACTCATCTAGAGGCGGACGGCCTCCTATAGCGGTATTAGGCGGTTCTCTTAAGCCCGGTCTTGTGAAGATAAGAGGAGACATAAGTTCCCAATATATATCTGGGCTGTTGTTTACTTTGGCCAAGGTTGAGGGGGAGTCTATTATTCGGTTGACTACGCCCTTGGTTTCTAAGCCCTACGTCGACATGACCTTGGATACCCTTAAGATATGTGGAGTGAACGTTTATGCGTCTGAAGACTATAGGGTTTTCAAGGTAAATGGCCCTTATGAGTTTAAACCGTTTAAAGCTATGGTGGAGGGGGACTACTCCTCCGCAGCCGTCTTGATGGTCGCCGCCGCCGTTACAGGTGGTAGAGTCAAAGTCGAGGGGCTTAAGAGGGACAGCCTTCAGCCTGATAGACGTATCTTGAAAGTTCTCGAAGAGGTTGGTTGCCATGTTAGGGTCGAAGACCAGTATGTGGAGGTAAACGGCTCGGTAGGCGTCTATGAGCCGTTTGAAATAGACGTGACTGATAGCCCAGACCTAGCGCCTATTCTAGCGGTTTTAGCGTCCTCTTGTGAAGGAGTGTCCAAGATAACTGGTGTATCTAGACTCAGGTTTAAAGAATCCGATAGAATCGAGGCTCTAACGTCTCAGCTGGGTAAGATGGGTTTAAGGATCAGGGCTTATGAAGACTGCATAACGGTTGAGGGGCCTTCGAGGTTAAGGGGGGCTGTTATAGACCCAAGTAACGACCATAGAATAGCCATGGCATGCTCTGTAGCCGCTTTAAAGGCTCAGGGTGAGACTGTTATAAGGAACGCGTCTTGCGTGAATAAATCATACCCAGACTTCTATCAGGACCTGAAGGACTTAGGCATCGACGTTAAGGTGATAAGCCGGAAAGGAACGCTTGGTTAA
- a CDS encoding PLP-dependent lyase/thiolase: MIPKPGKTPLRFLRSFSRLFGVKVYGKLELVNPTGSHKDRESWEVLRDVKAKGFKAVGCASTGNAAISLAAYAFMVGIECHIYVSESINPDKLALIEAFHPKIHIVKGGYGEAIERCNRDAESIGFYNANPGVCYAKIVGNSHIGAEIASRLKPKYVICPTNNGTHIVGVWTGLRDAGVKPVMVAATAEKTRVADSIAGFHRLEGERLRNTLQESSGFAVDVSDAEIEEALKLLVRKEGIIAEPASAASLAALKHIPLEPGDVVCCTITGLGLKFPRILKLVL, encoded by the coding sequence ATGATTCCTAAACCCGGAAAAACCCCTTTAAGGTTTCTTAGGAGCTTCTCCAGGCTCTTCGGGGTTAAGGTCTACGGTAAGCTTGAGCTTGTAAACCCGACTGGCTCTCATAAGGACCGTGAGAGCTGGGAGGTTTTAAGAGATGTCAAGGCTAAGGGGTTTAAGGCCGTCGGATGTGCAAGCACCGGTAACGCTGCGATATCTTTAGCCGCTTACGCTTTTATGGTGGGGATCGAATGCCACATATACGTCTCGGAGAGTATAAATCCGGATAAGCTCGCGTTGATAGAGGCTTTCCACCCGAAGATACACATCGTTAAAGGAGGCTATGGAGAGGCTATAGAGAGATGCAATAGAGACGCCGAGTCCATAGGTTTTTACAACGCTAACCCAGGAGTCTGCTATGCCAAGATCGTAGGCAACTCTCATATAGGAGCCGAGATCGCGAGTAGACTCAAGCCTAAATATGTAATATGTCCGACGAACAACGGAACTCATATTGTAGGCGTATGGACTGGGTTAAGGGATGCCGGTGTCAAACCTGTGATGGTGGCTGCAACAGCCGAGAAAACAAGGGTCGCAGATAGTATAGCTGGCTTTCACAGACTCGAGGGTGAAAGACTTAGAAATACCCTTCAGGAAAGTAGCGGCTTTGCGGTAGATGTCTCAGACGCAGAGATAGAGGAAGCCTTAAAACTTCTTGTGAGGAAGGAAGGCATAATAGCCGAGCCTGCCTCAGCCGCCTCCTTAGCGGCTTTAAAACATATACCCCTAGAACCCGGAGACGTGGTCTGCTGTACGATAACTGGTTTGGGGCTGAAGTTCCCTAGGATACTGAAGCTAGTCTTATGA
- the aroC gene encoding chorismate synthase, translating into MTCFGESHGRLVGVVLDGCPAGLPLKERDIQRELDKRRPGLSELYSSRAEADKVEIISGVFRGYTTGAPICMVVKNLDVDSSVYEEYRFKPRPGHADYPAYVRYGGFNDYRGGGMFSGRLTIAYVMSGAVAKKLLSTIGIEVYAHTVQIGPVKLDRKPTLEELRTKVYASPVRCVDRETSEKMEAIIREVKSRGDSIGGVVEGLAFNVPPGLGDPLFGSLDGDLAHLLFNIPAVKGIEFGAGFRVAIMKGSEFNDQYVYRGDRVETLTNNSGGILGGLSNGMPISVRVAFKPTPSIAIRQRTVDLREKVDTFIEVKGRHDPCIVPRAVPVVEACIAFTLADHCIGLGLIPKVLGRKS; encoded by the coding sequence ATGACATGCTTTGGTGAAAGCCATGGAAGGCTTGTAGGGGTCGTCTTAGACGGCTGTCCCGCAGGTCTCCCGCTTAAGGAGAGGGATATTCAAAGAGAACTTGACAAGAGGCGGCCTGGTCTTTCGGAGTTATATTCCTCAAGGGCTGAGGCCGACAAGGTTGAGATAATTTCAGGTGTCTTCAGAGGCTACACGACAGGCGCTCCGATATGTATGGTCGTTAAAAACCTAGACGTAGATTCCTCCGTCTACGAGGAGTACCGGTTTAAACCCAGACCTGGTCATGCGGATTACCCAGCCTACGTCAGATACGGAGGGTTCAACGATTATAGAGGGGGAGGGATGTTCTCTGGACGCTTAACCATAGCGTACGTCATGTCCGGCGCTGTGGCTAAAAAGCTCTTGTCAACGATCGGCATCGAGGTTTACGCCCATACCGTTCAAATAGGTCCTGTGAAACTTGACAGAAAGCCGACCCTCGAAGAGCTGCGTACTAAGGTTTACGCAAGCCCTGTCAGGTGCGTAGACCGGGAGACATCGGAAAAGATGGAGGCTATCATAAGGGAGGTTAAGTCCAGGGGAGATAGCATAGGAGGGGTTGTCGAAGGTTTAGCGTTTAACGTACCGCCGGGTTTAGGAGACCCGTTATTCGGAAGCCTAGACGGAGACCTAGCTCATCTCTTGTTCAACATACCCGCTGTTAAAGGCATAGAGTTCGGGGCAGGCTTCAGGGTGGCTATTATGAAAGGATCGGAGTTTAACGACCAGTATGTCTACAGAGGCGATAGAGTCGAGACTTTAACGAATAATTCGGGTGGGATCCTAGGGGGTTTATCAAACGGGATGCCGATATCTGTTAGAGTTGCTTTTAAACCCACTCCTTCAATAGCTATAAGGCAGAGAACGGTAGACCTACGTGAAAAGGTCGACACATTTATAGAGGTTAAGGGTCGACACGACCCATGTATAGTCCCTAGGGCCGTACCCGTCGTGGAGGCTTGTATAGCGTTCACCCTAGCCGACCACTGTATAGGGCTAGGTTTGATACCGAAGGTTTTAGGCCGTAAATCTTAA
- the pheA gene encoding prephenate dehydratase — protein MDIKELRKQIDRIDSEVLRLLKERVEIAKEILKVKRELGMPLRDIGRERRILERIRDEADRLGLNKTIVETIFKEIIGLCLSTQRRIRVAYLGPRGSFTEEAAKRFFHGAEMEYIPKPSIPEVFRGVVAGEADMGVVPVENSLEGSVNLTLDLLFDTPLKVCGEIELKVEHCLLANPGSRVEDIRVIFSHPQAIAQCRRFIETMLPQVEVVEVQSTSKAAEVVKGLRGAAAIASEFTADIYGLEVLAKSIQDYHDNYTRFFVLSLEDHPPTGKDKTSLIFSVPDKPGALYEALKPFAARGINLTKIESRPTRGKPWEYVFYMDMEGHRFDDEIKEAVEELKAIASFVKVLGSYPMARKSD, from the coding sequence TTGGATATTAAGGAGTTGAGGAAGCAGATAGATCGGATAGACTCTGAGGTTCTTAGGCTTCTAAAGGAGCGGGTTGAGATAGCTAAGGAGATTTTAAAGGTTAAAAGGGAGCTGGGTATGCCTCTTAGAGATATTGGGCGTGAAAGGAGGATACTAGAGCGTATAAGGGATGAAGCCGATAGGCTTGGGCTTAACAAGACGATAGTGGAGACGATATTCAAGGAGATCATAGGGTTATGCCTTTCGACTCAGCGTAGAATTAGAGTCGCATATCTCGGGCCTAGAGGCTCGTTCACCGAGGAGGCTGCCAAGAGGTTTTTCCATGGAGCTGAGATGGAGTATATACCTAAGCCATCGATACCCGAGGTGTTCAGAGGAGTTGTAGCAGGAGAGGCCGATATGGGAGTTGTGCCCGTAGAAAACTCGTTAGAGGGCTCGGTAAACCTCACGCTAGACCTTCTCTTCGACACGCCTTTGAAAGTTTGTGGGGAAATCGAGCTTAAAGTTGAACATTGCTTACTGGCGAATCCAGGCTCTAGGGTCGAAGATATACGGGTCATCTTCTCCCATCCCCAGGCCATAGCCCAATGTAGGCGGTTTATCGAAACTATGCTTCCACAAGTCGAGGTCGTCGAGGTTCAGAGCACGTCTAAAGCCGCCGAAGTGGTCAAAGGGTTAAGGGGTGCCGCGGCGATAGCGTCCGAGTTTACGGCGGATATCTATGGCTTAGAAGTATTAGCTAAATCGATTCAAGACTATCACGACAACTATACGAGGTTCTTCGTCTTAAGCCTTGAGGACCATCCACCCACAGGTAAAGACAAGACCTCTCTAATATTCTCAGTCCCTGATAAGCCCGGCGCGTTATACGAGGCTTTAAAGCCGTTCGCAGCTAGAGGGATAAACCTGACTAAGATAGAGTCTAGACCAACCAGAGGTAAGCCTTGGGAATACGTCTTCTACATGGATATGGAGGGACATAGGTTCGACGATGAGATCAAAGAAGCTGTAGAGGAGCTTAAAGCGATCGCGAGCTTCGTTAAAGTTCTGGGAAGCTACCCGATGGCTAGGAAGAGCGATTAA
- a CDS encoding UbiD family decarboxylase: MLYVDDEVEPDYGFTEYLKREDKPVVFNRVKGYRGLRVVGNLCASRKMMAKALNVPYDKLHDVWVEALEHPKPYGYTDSAPFMGEKFENPEISRHLPFPRFYRGLEKQYATGTIVLARDPETGRMNASFHRLMLLEDNRLAIRLVPRDLYRFYMVNKEAGRDTRVAIVSGVHPSICMAAATSYPDLNELQLARVFHEFECVDLDGLDVPAEAEVVMLGRILKDVEVNEGPFVDLTETLDIVRRQPVVEVERLYMRDEALWHVILPGGLEHKHLMGVPQEVRMLRIVRNTVSTVKRIYLTPGGCCWLHAVVSIRKLREGDGKNAGLAALAAHPSLKMVIVVDDDIDVENPYEVEWALATRLQPDKGIVVIPGARGSSLDPSQGKKGLTAKWIIDATIPLEMNKESFRRIV, translated from the coding sequence GTGCTTTACGTAGACGATGAGGTAGAGCCGGATTACGGTTTTACCGAGTACTTGAAAAGAGAGGATAAACCTGTCGTCTTCAATAGGGTTAAAGGGTATAGAGGTCTGAGGGTTGTGGGGAACCTATGCGCCTCGAGAAAGATGATGGCCAAGGCCTTAAACGTGCCCTATGATAAGCTTCACGATGTCTGGGTCGAGGCCTTGGAACATCCCAAGCCATACGGGTATACGGATTCGGCGCCTTTTATGGGGGAAAAATTCGAGAACCCGGAAATCTCAAGACATTTACCTTTCCCCCGGTTTTACAGAGGGCTTGAGAAACAATATGCTACAGGGACGATAGTATTGGCTAGAGACCCTGAGACCGGCAGGATGAACGCATCCTTTCACAGACTTATGCTACTTGAGGATAATAGGCTGGCGATCAGACTCGTTCCAAGAGATTTATACAGGTTTTATATGGTTAACAAGGAGGCTGGTAGAGACACTAGGGTCGCTATAGTTTCAGGGGTTCATCCATCGATATGTATGGCCGCCGCCACGTCCTATCCGGACCTTAACGAGCTACAGTTAGCTAGGGTTTTCCATGAATTTGAATGCGTAGACTTGGACGGTTTAGACGTACCGGCGGAGGCTGAAGTCGTCATGCTCGGCAGAATCTTGAAAGACGTGGAGGTGAACGAGGGGCCCTTCGTAGATTTGACGGAAACTTTAGACATAGTCAGGCGTCAACCCGTCGTAGAGGTGGAGAGGCTTTACATGCGGGATGAGGCATTATGGCATGTAATACTACCTGGTGGCCTGGAGCATAAGCATCTCATGGGTGTACCTCAGGAGGTTAGGATGCTTAGGATCGTTAGAAACACTGTATCCACCGTTAAGAGGATATACCTCACACCTGGTGGATGCTGCTGGCTTCACGCTGTGGTTTCGATCAGGAAGCTTCGTGAAGGTGATGGAAAGAACGCGGGATTAGCCGCCTTAGCAGCCCATCCGAGTTTGAAGATGGTTATAGTGGTGGACGACGACATAGACGTCGAAAACCCGTATGAGGTCGAATGGGCTTTAGCGACTAGACTTCAACCGGATAAAGGTATCGTTGTGATCCCCGGCGCTAGGGGGTCGAGTCTAGATCCGTCTCAAGGTAAAAAGGGCCTTACAGCCAAGTGGATCATAGATGCTACGATACCCTTGGAGATGAATAAGGAATCCTTCAGGAGGATTGTTTAA
- a CDS encoding aconitase X catalytic domain-containing protein encodes MYLTRREERILKGEEGYARQKAMEILVALGEIYEADRLIPVSSAQIAGVSYTSLGDDGIEWLESLEGAHVTIPAVLNPAGMDLENWRRMGVKPEYARKQIRIIKAYKRLGVRPLCSCTPYLLGMVPMLGEHVAWSESSAVCYANSVLGARTNREGGPSALASAIIGKTPNYGYHLDENRKAGLIIEVEVELKTISDYSALGYWAGKLAESNVPYFKGLKGVDSVRLKALGAGLGAGGSVALYHVEGVTPEHKTALVERVERHQFGEVELGEVYTNYFKPIPDPVDLAAIGCPHASLDEVKEVAELVKGRRIKDDSRLWVFTSIAVKRMAERCGYLDIIRAAGGEVYADGCMALAPLKDMGIERVAVNSSKAAFYTRLLAKVDAYFGNLRQCIESVIGR; translated from the coding sequence TTGTACTTAACCAGACGTGAGGAGCGTATTCTCAAGGGTGAAGAGGGTTATGCTAGGCAGAAGGCTATGGAGATACTGGTAGCCTTAGGCGAGATCTATGAGGCGGATAGGCTTATACCCGTCTCTTCGGCTCAGATAGCCGGTGTCAGTTATACGTCCTTAGGGGACGACGGTATAGAATGGCTTGAGTCGTTAGAGGGAGCTCATGTAACGATACCTGCGGTGCTTAACCCAGCCGGCATGGACCTTGAAAACTGGAGACGTATGGGAGTGAAACCTGAGTACGCTAGAAAACAGATCAGGATTATAAAAGCGTATAAGAGGCTGGGTGTTAGACCGTTATGCTCCTGTACCCCATACTTACTAGGTATGGTTCCTATGCTCGGTGAACATGTAGCTTGGTCCGAGTCCTCAGCCGTGTGCTACGCTAACTCCGTCTTAGGAGCTAGGACGAACCGAGAGGGAGGGCCATCAGCCTTAGCGTCGGCGATAATAGGTAAAACACCTAATTATGGATACCACCTTGACGAAAATCGTAAAGCTGGTTTAATCATAGAAGTCGAGGTTGAACTTAAGACGATAAGTGATTATAGTGCCTTAGGATATTGGGCTGGTAAGCTAGCTGAGTCTAACGTACCGTATTTCAAAGGCTTGAAGGGTGTGGATAGCGTACGTTTGAAAGCTCTGGGTGCCGGCTTAGGCGCCGGGGGTAGCGTAGCTTTATACCATGTCGAAGGTGTTACACCTGAGCATAAAACGGCGCTGGTAGAGAGGGTTGAGAGACATCAGTTCGGAGAGGTTGAACTTGGAGAAGTGTATACGAACTACTTTAAGCCGATACCCGACCCTGTCGACTTAGCGGCTATAGGATGCCCTCATGCATCTCTCGATGAGGTTAAGGAAGTCGCCGAACTCGTGAAGGGTAGACGTATCAAAGACGATTCTAGGCTTTGGGTCTTCACCTCGATAGCCGTCAAGAGGATGGCCGAGAGATGCGGATACCTAGATATCATAAGAGCCGCTGGGGGGGAAGTTTACGCAGACGGCTGTATGGCCTTAGCTCCGCTTAAAGACATGGGTATAGAGAGAGTCGCGGTAAACAGCTCTAAAGCCGCCTTTTACACTCGTCTTTTAGCCAAGGTCGATGCGTACTTCGGAAATCTTAGGCAGTGTATAGAATCGGTTATAGGGAGGTGA
- a CDS encoding DUF126 domain-containing protein has protein sequence MIRCRRISGGYGEGYALVSPEPISFFGQVDRSTGVICDEKHPLYGESVSGKVLILPRGKGSTVGSYVLYGLAKRGKAPLAIICLEAEPIIAVGAIIAGIPMVDKPESYVFKTGMFVKVYADRGVIEVPGL, from the coding sequence ATTATCCGGTGTAGACGCATATCCGGCGGATACGGTGAAGGCTATGCTCTGGTCTCCCCTGAGCCGATAAGCTTCTTCGGTCAAGTCGATAGGTCCACAGGGGTTATATGCGACGAGAAGCATCCTCTTTACGGAGAGAGCGTATCAGGTAAAGTTCTGATACTCCCTCGGGGTAAGGGCTCGACCGTCGGCTCCTATGTCTTATATGGTCTAGCTAAGAGAGGAAAGGCCCCCTTGGCCATAATATGCCTAGAGGCTGAACCTATTATAGCGGTTGGGGCGATAATAGCGGGTATACCTATGGTGGATAAGCCTGAGAGCTACGTTTTCAAAACAGGTATGTTCGTCAAAGTATACGCGGATAGGGGCGTCATAGAAGTCCCGGGTCTTTAA
- a CDS encoding DUF523 domain-containing protein, with product MTVKVKAQPGIDVYLGSLLNGAPYVGYVVAVSHCILNQTTRWFWKGSGGWVEGFIVKFLERLKPLGIGLYQLPCPEFGFLGNPRKPMTKEEYMSLPGFTDHCRKLAEKAVEDLTAFTRFSVDPKLRVLAVIGVEGSPTCGVYTTSKRTAVGSIRIPGKGVFIEMLEKMLKAKGLDVAFYGLDLKQQDETVARIVKALENQVKDPGLL from the coding sequence GTGACGGTAAAAGTAAAAGCCCAACCTGGGATAGATGTTTACTTGGGGTCTCTATTGAACGGTGCTCCATATGTAGGCTATGTAGTGGCCGTTTCCCACTGTATACTTAACCAAACTACGCGATGGTTCTGGAAAGGTTCAGGTGGATGGGTCGAGGGGTTCATAGTCAAATTTCTCGAAAGACTTAAACCCTTGGGAATCGGTCTTTACCAGCTTCCATGTCCTGAATTCGGTTTTCTAGGTAATCCTAGGAAACCCATGACGAAGGAGGAGTATATGAGTCTACCTGGGTTTACAGACCACTGTAGGAAGCTGGCGGAAAAGGCCGTGGAGGACCTAACGGCTTTTACAAGGTTTTCGGTCGATCCAAAACTGAGGGTTCTAGCGGTAATAGGCGTAGAAGGCTCTCCGACATGCGGAGTCTACACAACATCCAAACGTACAGCTGTTGGAAGCATCCGGATTCCGGGAAAGGGAGTATTCATCGAGATGCTCGAGAAAATGCTGAAAGCCAAGGGTTTAGACGTAGCCTTCTACGGCTTAGACTTGAAGCAACAAGATGAAACGGTAGCTAGGATAGTGAAGGCTCTCGAAAACCAGGTTAAAGACCCGGGACTTCTATGA